In one window of Cellulophaga sp. HaHa_2_95 DNA:
- a CDS encoding AAA family ATPase yields the protein MNYWAVGSSFGGTDDKTQEFIDNKNWFDGKYENGDLVNLSHLEKINLGDVLVMKSSATKGKNHSITFTKVKSIGVITKRLDTHKFKIDWLSSEKFPLDFDGLSYRKIIEPLRDDDIKKFVKIQLQKKEKMEITKLLKHKKQIILQGPPGTGKTRLAKEIAETLTAKIKTINPLQKIESFFKKFNASEDVKIHRQFVEDLNNTFLNKFKKENLKHLKLEDYALGTDTLDNFCYWIEYKLSHTGKYTGQANKGKIYWDSENEEYKKSGFVKDIENDEDAMKKVAELLDKIISEELDNYPIGKGFVLKILNTYHPDTYFPINSETCLSNFLKLVKEEDSSLNYIEKNKKVQAFFQSMKSKYNSDITNYEFMYFLFDNFDLKGTVVLENDELVAIGENKIIQFHPSYTYEDFVRGITVKSNEKSEIKYITENKVLADFAEKALNNKTSNYVLIIDEINRANLSSVLGELIYALEYRGEAVESMYEIAGNRKITLPPNLLIIGTMNTADRSVGQIDYAIRRRFAFVDVLPKVLSETDLNADRKENEPQLYFKEDVYLKVKELFLNNEGRNSEHLSDEFKAKDVQLGHSYFIYTEDNFKYNLNYEIKPILKEYVTDGILKSSALTEIEDL from the coding sequence ATGAATTATTGGGCAGTTGGATCTAGTTTTGGAGGAACAGATGATAAAACACAAGAGTTTATCGATAATAAAAACTGGTTCGATGGGAAATATGAAAATGGAGATCTTGTTAATCTATCCCATTTAGAAAAAATCAATCTAGGTGACGTATTAGTTATGAAATCTAGTGCTACAAAAGGTAAAAATCACAGTATTACATTCACTAAAGTTAAATCTATTGGTGTTATTACTAAAAGGCTTGACACACACAAATTTAAAATTGATTGGTTGTCTAGTGAAAAATTTCCACTAGATTTTGATGGTTTATCTTACAGGAAAATTATAGAACCCTTGAGAGATGATGATATTAAAAAATTTGTAAAAATTCAACTTCAGAAAAAAGAGAAAATGGAAATAACTAAGTTGTTAAAACACAAAAAACAAATCATTTTACAAGGTCCTCCAGGCACAGGTAAAACTAGATTAGCTAAAGAAATAGCAGAAACACTAACAGCAAAAATAAAAACAATAAATCCTTTACAAAAAATTGAAAGTTTTTTCAAAAAATTTAATGCTTCAGAAGATGTTAAAATTCACAGACAATTTGTAGAAGATTTAAATAATACATTTTTAAATAAGTTTAAAAAAGAAAATTTAAAACATTTAAAGTTAGAAGATTACGCTCTGGGCACTGATACTTTAGATAACTTTTGTTATTGGATAGAATATAAGTTATCACATACAGGTAAGTATACTGGACAAGCAAATAAAGGAAAAATATATTGGGATTCTGAAAATGAAGAATATAAAAAAAGTGGTTTCGTTAAAGACATAGAAAATGATGAAGATGCTATGAAAAAAGTAGCAGAATTGTTAGATAAAATTATTTCTGAAGAGTTAGATAACTATCCGATTGGCAAAGGTTTTGTTTTAAAGATTTTAAATACATATCACCCAGATACCTATTTCCCAATTAATAGTGAAACTTGCCTCTCTAACTTTTTGAAACTTGTAAAAGAAGAGGATTCAAGTTTAAATTACATTGAAAAGAACAAAAAAGTTCAAGCATTTTTTCAAAGTATGAAGTCGAAATATAATAGTGATATTACTAATTATGAATTCATGTATTTTTTGTTTGATAATTTTGATTTAAAAGGAACTGTTGTTCTAGAAAATGATGAATTGGTCGCTATTGGAGAAAATAAAATTATACAATTTCACCCATCTTACACTTATGAGGATTTTGTTAGAGGAATTACTGTAAAAAGTAATGAAAAGAGTGAAATTAAATATATTACGGAGAATAAAGTCTTAGCAGATTTTGCTGAAAAAGCATTAAACAACAAGACGTCTAATTACGTCCTTATTATAGATGAGATTAATAGAGCAAACCTTTCTAGCGTATTAGGAGAATTAATCTACGCATTAGAGTACAGAGGAGAGGCTGTAGAAAGCATGTATGAAATTGCTGGGAATAGAAAAATAACTTTACCACCTAATCTTTTAATTATTGGCACAATGAATACAGCAGATAGAAGTGTTGGGCAAATAGATTATGCCATTAGAAGACGTTTTGCTTTTGTGGATGTATTACCAAAAGTTTTATCGGAAACCGATTTGAATGCAGACAGGAAAGAAAATGAGCCTCAATTATATTTTAAAGAAGATGTTTATTTAAAAGTAAAGGAACTGTTTTTAAATAATGAAGGTAGAAATTCTGAACATTTGTCAGATGAGTTTAAAGCTAAAGATGTACAATTAGGTCATAGTTATTTTATATATACTGAAGATAATTTTAAATACAATTTAAATTATGAGATAAAACCAATCTTAAAAGAATATGTAACCGATGGCATATTGAAATCGAGCGCATTAACTGAAATTGAAGACTTATAA